A section of the Caballeronia sp. M1242 genome encodes:
- a CDS encoding cysteine hydrolase family protein codes for MPRRALIVIDVQNEYVTGNLPIEYPDVNVSLANISRAMDAADAHGVPIVVVQNFAPATAPIFARGSRMAELHESVATRPRAHYVEKALPSAFAGTDLGDWLNAHDIDTIVIAGYMTHNCDDSTVRHAVHAGLSVEFLTDATGAVPYENRAGRASAEEIHRVFTVVMQSRFAAVLTTDEWIAALQSGEAPPRDNIYASNQRARGR; via the coding sequence ATGCCGCGCCGCGCCCTGATCGTCATCGACGTGCAGAACGAGTATGTCACCGGCAATCTGCCGATCGAATATCCCGATGTGAACGTGTCGCTCGCCAATATTTCGCGCGCGATGGATGCCGCCGACGCGCACGGCGTGCCGATCGTCGTCGTGCAGAACTTCGCGCCCGCGACCGCGCCGATCTTCGCGCGCGGCTCGAGAATGGCGGAGTTGCACGAATCGGTTGCGACGCGCCCGCGCGCTCACTATGTCGAAAAGGCGCTGCCAAGCGCGTTCGCCGGCACGGATCTGGGCGACTGGCTGAACGCGCACGACATCGACACCATCGTGATCGCCGGCTACATGACCCACAATTGCGACGATTCCACGGTGCGGCACGCGGTGCACGCCGGCTTATCGGTCGAATTCCTGACCGACGCCACCGGCGCCGTGCCGTACGAAAACCGCGCGGGACGGGCGAGCGCGGAGGAAATTCATCGCGTGTTCACGGTCGTCATGCAGTCGCGCTTTGCCGCCGTGCTGACGACGGACGAATGGATCGCGGCGCTCCAAAGCGGCGAGGCGCCGCCGCGCGACAACATCTACGCGTCGAACCAGCGCGCGCGTGGCCGCTGA
- a CDS encoding TetR family transcriptional regulator: protein MVRRTKEEAQETRNRILDAAERVFYEKGVSRTSLADIAEAAGVTRGAIYWHFANKGDLFNAMFDRSLLPLDELVAATLDGKEPDPLARIREIFIWCMRNITEDEKRRRVFDILFLKCEFVEEMGPVRERQQNNMRDGMERIARALRNAIDKAQLPAALDVRRATTLLHALFTGILHDSLMMPERVDPSKDAEALIDACFDALRASPALLTTASV from the coding sequence ATGGTCAGACGAACCAAGGAAGAAGCGCAGGAGACGCGCAACCGCATTCTCGACGCCGCCGAGCGCGTTTTTTATGAAAAAGGCGTGTCTCGCACGTCGCTCGCGGACATCGCGGAGGCGGCGGGCGTGACGCGCGGCGCCATCTACTGGCACTTCGCCAACAAAGGCGATCTTTTCAACGCGATGTTCGACCGCAGCCTGCTGCCACTCGACGAGCTCGTCGCAGCCACACTCGATGGCAAGGAGCCCGACCCGCTCGCGCGCATCCGCGAGATTTTCATCTGGTGCATGCGCAATATCACCGAGGACGAAAAACGCCGCCGCGTGTTCGACATCCTGTTTCTCAAGTGCGAATTCGTCGAGGAAATGGGACCCGTGCGCGAGCGCCAGCAAAACAACATGCGCGACGGCATGGAACGCATCGCGCGGGCGCTGCGCAATGCCATCGACAAGGCGCAATTGCCCGCCGCGCTCGACGTGCGCCGCGCCACGACGCTCCTGCACGCGCTCTTCACGGGCATCCTGCACGATTCGCTGATGATGCCCGAGCGCGTCGATCCGTCGAAGGACGCCGAAGCGCTCATCGACGCCTGCTTCGACGCGCTGCGCGCGAGTCCCGCGCTGCTCACGACCGCCAGCGTCTGA
- a CDS encoding efflux RND transporter periplasmic adaptor subunit, translating to MRFERVPFHLVSAATAAILLAACGQKQSAPPPQTPEVGVVTIQSTAVPVTAELPGRTSAYLVAQVRARVDGVVLRREFTEGSIVKAGQRLYKIDSAPYIAQLNNAKASLAKAQANLASTTAQANRYKVLVSANAVSKQDYDNAVAAQGQAAADVAAGKAAVDTAAINLGYTDVVAPVTGQVGISQVTPGAYVQASQATLMATVQQLDPMYVDLTQSSLDGLKLRQQIQQGRLTTSGPNAAKVSLVLEDGRVYSEKGRLQFTDVTVDPTTGSVTVRAIFQNKDRVLLPGMFVRARIEEGVNPNAIVVPQIGITHDQKGTPTALVVGADNKVALRQLVTSGTYGQNWVVDSGLAAGDRVIVQGVDKVRPGMEVKTVPAQLPAAPAAGASQASDAQAAQPASSAQPASAASGA from the coding sequence ATGCGCTTCGAAAGGGTTCCGTTTCACCTCGTCAGTGCCGCGACGGCTGCCATCCTACTGGCGGCGTGCGGACAAAAACAATCGGCGCCGCCGCCGCAGACGCCCGAAGTCGGCGTCGTGACGATCCAGTCGACGGCCGTGCCGGTCACGGCCGAATTGCCGGGCCGCACGAGCGCGTATCTCGTCGCACAGGTTCGGGCGCGCGTGGACGGCGTCGTGCTGCGTCGCGAGTTCACGGAAGGCAGCATCGTCAAGGCGGGCCAGCGGCTCTATAAGATTGATTCGGCGCCCTACATCGCGCAGTTGAACAACGCGAAGGCGTCGCTCGCGAAGGCGCAGGCGAACCTCGCGTCGACGACCGCGCAGGCGAATCGCTACAAGGTGCTGGTCTCGGCGAACGCGGTCAGCAAGCAGGACTACGACAACGCCGTCGCCGCGCAAGGCCAGGCCGCCGCCGACGTGGCCGCCGGCAAGGCCGCGGTCGATACCGCAGCGATCAACCTCGGCTACACGGATGTCGTTGCGCCCGTGACCGGCCAGGTCGGCATCTCGCAGGTCACGCCGGGCGCGTACGTGCAGGCGAGCCAGGCGACGCTCATGGCGACCGTCCAGCAGCTCGACCCGATGTACGTCGACCTGACGCAATCGAGCCTCGACGGCCTGAAGCTGCGCCAGCAGATCCAGCAAGGCCGCCTCACGACGAGCGGCCCGAACGCGGCCAAAGTCTCGCTCGTGCTGGAAGACGGCCGCGTCTATTCGGAGAAGGGCAGGCTGCAGTTCACCGACGTGACCGTCGATCCGACCACCGGCTCGGTCACGGTCCGCGCGATCTTCCAGAACAAGGACCGCGTGCTGTTGCCCGGCATGTTCGTGCGCGCGCGTATCGAGGAAGGCGTGAATCCGAACGCCATCGTCGTGCCGCAAATCGGCATCACGCACGATCAGAAGGGCACGCCGACCGCGCTCGTCGTCGGCGCGGACAACAAAGTCGCGCTGCGCCAGCTCGTGACGTCCGGCACCTACGGTCAGAACTGGGTGGTCGATAGCGGTCTTGCCGCCGGCGATCGCGTGATCGTGCAGGGCGTCGACAAGGTGCGTCCGGGGATGGAAGTCAAGACCGTGCCCGCGCAACTGCCCGCAGCGCCCGCAGCCGGAGCGTCGCAGGCGAGCGATGCGCAAGCCGCGCAGCCCGCCTCGTCCGCGCAGCCCGCGTCTGCTGCGTCGGGCGCGTAA
- a CDS encoding efflux RND transporter permease subunit — MAKFFIDRPIFAWVIAIVLMLAGIASIFTLPVAQYPTIAPPAVQISATYPGASAKTVENTVTQVIEQQMSGLDHLLYLSSTSDDSGTATITLTFAPGTNPDIAQVQVQNKLQLATPLLPQIVQQLGTKVTKSSNSFLLVLAFVSQDGSMSKYDLANYVASHIQDPVSRLDGVGTVTLFGSQYAMRIWLNADKLNKYSLTPVDVQAALTAQNVQVAGGSLGGTPSVPGQLLQATITEATLLTTPEQFGNVLLKVNQDGSQVRLKDVARIELGGENYNFDTKYSGQPAAGFGIQLATGANALATAKAVRQKIDELSKYFPNGLVVKYPYDTTPFVRLSIEDVVKTLIEGIVLVFLVMYLFLQNLRATLIPTIAVPVVLLGTFAIMGAVGFSINTLSMFGLVLAIGLLVDDAIVVVENVERVMAEEGLSPREATRKAMGQITGALVGVALVLSAVFVPVALSGGSVGAIYRQFSLTIVSAMVLSVLTALILTPALCATILKPIPQGHHEAKKGFFGWFNRTFDKSREKYHSGVYHVIRRSGRWLVIYLVVIVAVGFLFVKLPKSFLPDEDQGTMFVLVQTPAGSTQETTARALKDVSDYLLNQEASIVESTFTVNGFSFAGRGQNAGLVFVRMKDYAQRQKGDQKVQALVGRLFGRFSGYKNAVVFPVNPPSIPELGTAAGFDFELQDRAGVGHDALMAARNQLLGMAAKDPTLAQVRPNGLNDTPQFKVNIDREKALALGVTAAAIDQTFSIAWASQYVNNFLDTDSRIKKVYLQADAPFRMTPENMNDWYVRNGSGGMVPFSAFATGDWTYGSPKLERYNGISSVEIQGAAGPGKSTGQAMQAMEAIAAKLPAGIGYEWTGLSYQEIQSGSQAPILYGISILVVFLCLAALYESWSIPFSVIMVVPLGVIGALLAVTLRGLENDVFFQVGLLTTVGLSAKNAILIVEFARELQMSEKMGPIEAAMEAARLRLRPILMTSLAFILGVMPLAISNGAGSASQHAIGTGVIGGMLTATFLAIFMVPMFFVVIRAQFSGEKENPETALEHYEQHHPDEHRPRDGGGSNEGH, encoded by the coding sequence ATGGCAAAGTTCTTTATCGATCGCCCGATTTTCGCGTGGGTGATCGCCATCGTTTTGATGCTCGCGGGTATCGCGTCCATCTTCACGCTGCCGGTCGCGCAGTATCCGACCATCGCGCCGCCGGCCGTTCAGATCAGCGCGACGTATCCGGGCGCATCGGCGAAGACGGTGGAAAACACCGTCACGCAGGTGATCGAGCAGCAGATGAGTGGTCTCGACCACTTGCTGTATTTGTCCTCCACGTCCGATGACTCCGGCACCGCGACCATCACGCTGACGTTCGCGCCGGGCACGAACCCGGACATCGCGCAGGTTCAGGTGCAGAACAAGCTGCAGCTCGCGACGCCGCTCCTGCCGCAGATCGTGCAGCAATTGGGCACCAAGGTCACCAAGTCGAGCAACAGCTTCCTGCTCGTGCTGGCGTTCGTCTCGCAGGACGGCAGCATGAGCAAGTACGACCTCGCGAACTACGTGGCGTCGCACATTCAGGATCCGGTGAGCCGTCTGGACGGCGTCGGCACGGTGACGCTCTTCGGCTCGCAGTACGCCATGCGAATCTGGCTCAACGCGGACAAGCTGAACAAATACAGTCTCACGCCGGTCGACGTGCAAGCGGCGCTCACCGCGCAGAACGTGCAGGTCGCGGGCGGCTCGCTCGGCGGCACGCCGTCGGTGCCGGGTCAGTTGCTGCAGGCGACCATCACCGAAGCGACGCTCCTGACCACGCCGGAACAGTTCGGCAACGTGCTCCTGAAGGTGAATCAGGACGGCTCGCAGGTGCGTCTGAAGGACGTCGCGCGCATCGAGCTTGGCGGCGAAAACTACAACTTCGACACCAAGTACAGCGGCCAGCCGGCGGCGGGCTTCGGTATTCAGCTCGCGACGGGCGCGAACGCGCTCGCCACCGCGAAGGCCGTGCGCCAGAAGATCGACGAGCTCTCGAAGTACTTCCCGAACGGCCTCGTCGTGAAGTATCCGTACGACACCACGCCGTTCGTGCGCTTGTCGATCGAGGACGTGGTCAAGACGCTGATCGAAGGCATCGTGCTGGTGTTCCTCGTGATGTATCTGTTCCTGCAGAACTTGCGGGCCACGCTCATTCCGACCATCGCGGTGCCGGTCGTGTTGCTCGGCACGTTCGCGATCATGGGCGCGGTGGGCTTCTCCATCAATACGCTGTCGATGTTCGGTCTCGTGCTCGCCATCGGCTTGCTGGTGGACGATGCGATCGTGGTCGTGGAAAACGTCGAGCGCGTGATGGCGGAGGAGGGCTTATCTCCACGCGAAGCGACTCGCAAGGCGATGGGCCAGATCACCGGCGCGCTGGTGGGCGTGGCACTCGTGCTGTCCGCGGTGTTCGTGCCGGTGGCGTTGTCGGGCGGCTCGGTGGGCGCGATCTATCGACAGTTCTCGCTGACGATCGTCTCCGCGATGGTGCTCTCCGTGCTGACCGCGCTGATTCTCACGCCGGCGCTGTGCGCGACCATTCTGAAGCCGATCCCGCAAGGGCATCACGAAGCGAAGAAGGGCTTCTTCGGCTGGTTCAACCGCACGTTCGACAAGAGCCGCGAGAAATACCATTCGGGCGTCTATCACGTGATCCGGCGCTCCGGGCGCTGGCTCGTCATCTATCTAGTGGTGATCGTCGCCGTCGGCTTCCTGTTCGTGAAGCTGCCGAAGTCGTTCCTTCCCGACGAAGACCAGGGCACGATGTTCGTGCTCGTGCAGACGCCGGCCGGCTCCACTCAGGAAACCACGGCGCGCGCGCTGAAGGACGTCTCCGACTATCTGCTGAATCAGGAAGCGTCCATCGTCGAATCGACCTTCACGGTCAACGGCTTCAGCTTCGCGGGCCGCGGTCAGAACGCGGGTCTCGTGTTCGTGCGCATGAAGGACTACGCGCAGCGCCAGAAGGGCGACCAGAAGGTGCAGGCGCTGGTCGGCCGGCTCTTTGGCCGCTTCTCGGGCTACAAGAACGCGGTGGTGTTCCCGGTCAATCCGCCGTCGATTCCTGAACTCGGCACGGCCGCGGGCTTCGACTTCGAGTTGCAGGACCGCGCAGGCGTGGGCCACGACGCGCTGATGGCCGCGCGCAATCAGCTGCTCGGCATGGCCGCGAAAGACCCGACGCTCGCGCAGGTGCGTCCGAACGGCCTGAACGATACGCCGCAGTTCAAGGTGAACATCGACCGTGAGAAGGCGCTCGCGCTGGGCGTGACGGCGGCCGCGATCGACCAGACGTTCTCGATCGCGTGGGCTTCGCAGTACGTGAACAACTTCCTCGATACGGACAGCCGGATCAAGAAGGTGTACCTGCAGGCCGACGCGCCGTTCCGCATGACGCCGGAGAACATGAACGACTGGTACGTGCGCAACGGATCGGGCGGAATGGTGCCGTTCTCCGCGTTCGCCACCGGCGACTGGACGTACGGTTCACCGAAGCTCGAACGCTACAACGGCATCTCGTCGGTCGAAATCCAGGGCGCGGCCGGCCCCGGCAAGTCCACGGGTCAGGCGATGCAGGCGATGGAAGCCATCGCGGCGAAGCTTCCGGCGGGCATCGGCTACGAATGGACGGGGCTGTCGTATCAGGAAATCCAGTCGGGTTCGCAGGCGCCGATTCTGTACGGCATCTCGATTCTCGTCGTGTTCCTGTGTCTCGCGGCGCTGTATGAAAGCTGGTCGATTCCGTTCTCGGTCATCATGGTCGTGCCGCTCGGCGTGATCGGCGCGCTGCTTGCCGTCACGTTGCGCGGTCTGGAAAACGACGTGTTCTTCCAGGTGGGTCTCTTGACCACGGTCGGCTTGTCGGCGAAGAACGCGATTCTGATCGTGGAATTCGCCCGCGAACTGCAGATGTCGGAGAAGATGGGCCCGATCGAAGCGGCGATGGAAGCGGCGCGGCTGCGCTTGCGCCCGATTCTGATGACCTCGCTCGCGTTCATTCTCGGCGTGATGCCGCTCGCGATCAGCAACGGCGCGGGTTCCGCGAGCCAGCACGCGATCGGTACCGGCGTGATCGGCGGCATGTTGACCGCGACCTTCCTCGCGATCTTCATGGTCCCGATGTTCTTCGTCGTGATCCGCGCGCAGTTCAGCGGCGAGAAGGAAAATCCGGAGACGGCGCTCGAGCACTACGAGCAGCATCATCCCGATGAGCACCGTCCGCGCGATGGCGGCGGCTCCAACGAAGGACATTGA
- a CDS encoding efflux transporter outer membrane subunit — MRRLSLIAAAVAVLAGCTLAPKYERPAPPVSSTFPTGGVYSTQPGAADAGARSANGVAGAEIGWRDFFVDARLQRLIDIALKNNRDLRASVLNIQAAQAQYRIVRSELFPSITAQADQSKQRTPRNLSFFDRTISNTYSVGLNASWELDLFGRVQSLKDQALAQYFSTAYARKAFEISLVSQVASQYLQVLQADDLLQVTEQTLKTTQESYNIVKLQFDNGTASELDLAQSQTAVETAAANLQAQQRARAQAVNALALLIGEPIPDDLPTGMPLNEQDLLTDIPAGLPSDLLTRRPDIMEAEQNLLAANANIGAARAAFFPSISLTGSFGTLSPTLGGLFKPGSAAWSFAPTITLPIFQGGQNQANLDLANIQKNIQIAAYEKAIQSAFRDVADGLAARGTYDQQIRALERDTAAEQRRLDLSTMRYRQGVDSYLNVLTAQQDLYSVQQTLITVRTERLANLVNLYQALGGGWIEHTGDAPRPADAPAAPVAPAAPADVGAASTPQAASAAVAG; from the coding sequence ATGCGTAGACTTTCCTTGATTGCAGCGGCCGTCGCCGTGCTGGCGGGCTGCACGTTGGCCCCGAAGTACGAGCGTCCCGCGCCGCCGGTCTCGTCGACGTTTCCGACCGGCGGCGTGTACTCGACGCAGCCGGGCGCGGCGGATGCCGGCGCGCGCAGCGCGAACGGTGTCGCGGGCGCGGAGATCGGCTGGCGCGATTTCTTCGTGGATGCGCGTTTGCAGCGGCTCATCGACATCGCGCTGAAGAACAACCGCGATCTGCGCGCCTCGGTGCTCAACATTCAGGCGGCGCAGGCGCAGTACCGCATCGTGCGCTCGGAGCTGTTCCCGTCGATCACGGCGCAGGCGGATCAGTCGAAGCAGCGCACGCCGCGCAATCTGTCGTTCTTCGACCGGACCATTTCGAACACGTATTCCGTGGGCCTGAACGCGTCGTGGGAACTCGACTTGTTCGGCCGCGTGCAGAGCCTGAAGGATCAGGCGCTCGCGCAGTATTTTTCCACGGCCTACGCGCGCAAGGCATTCGAGATTTCGCTCGTGTCGCAGGTGGCCTCGCAATATCTGCAGGTGCTGCAAGCGGATGACCTGCTGCAAGTCACCGAGCAGACGCTTAAGACGACGCAGGAGTCGTACAACATCGTCAAGCTGCAGTTCGACAACGGCACGGCATCCGAGCTGGATCTCGCGCAGTCGCAGACGGCGGTGGAAACGGCGGCGGCTAACTTGCAGGCGCAGCAGCGCGCGCGGGCGCAGGCGGTGAACGCGCTGGCGCTCTTGATCGGCGAGCCGATTCCCGACGATCTGCCGACCGGCATGCCGCTCAACGAGCAGGACTTGCTGACGGACATTCCCGCTGGCTTGCCGTCGGATCTGCTCACGCGTCGTCCGGACATCATGGAAGCCGAGCAGAACCTGCTCGCGGCGAACGCGAACATCGGCGCGGCGCGGGCGGCGTTCTTCCCGAGCATTTCGCTCACCGGCAGCTTCGGCACGCTCAGTCCGACGCTCGGCGGCTTGTTCAAGCCCGGTTCGGCGGCGTGGAGTTTCGCGCCGACGATCACACTGCCGATCTTCCAGGGCGGTCAGAATCAGGCGAATCTGGATCTGGCGAACATCCAGAAGAACATCCAGATCGCGGCGTACGAGAAGGCGATTCAGTCCGCTTTCCGCGATGTCGCCGATGGCCTCGCCGCGCGCGGCACCTACGATCAGCAGATCCGGGCGCTCGAGCGCGACACGGCGGCGGAGCAGCGCCGGCTGGATTTGTCGACGATGCGGTATCGGCAGGGCGTCGATAGCTACCTGAACGTGCTGACCGCGCAGCAGGACTTGTACTCGGTGCAGCAGACGCTCATCACTGTGCGCACCGAGCGGCTCGCCAACCTCGTCAATCTCTATCAGGCGCTGGGCGGCGGGTGGATCGAGCATACCGGCGATGCGCCGCGCCCGGCGGATGCGCCTGCAGCGCCCGTAGCGCCCGCAGCGCCCGCCGATGTCGGCGCGGCGAGTACGCCGCAGGCGGCGTCGGCTGCTGTGGCTGGGTGA
- a CDS encoding type I restriction-modification system subunit M, with amino-acid sequence MTSTQQRAALQRQIWQIANDVRGAVDGWDFKQYVLGTLFYRFISENFASYIEADDDSVHYADLPDSVITPAIKDDAIKTKGYFIYPSQLFAKIAAGANTNDSLNTDLATIFAAIESSANGYPSEHDIKGLFADFDTTSNRLGNTVKDKNARLAAVLKGVAELDFGHFDASHIDLFGDAYEFLISNYAANAGKSGGEFFTPQHVSKLIAQLAMHKQASVNKIYDPACGSGSLLLQAKKHFDAHIIEEGFFGQEINHTTYNLARMNMFLHNINYDKFNIQLGNTLTDPHFGDDKPFDAIVSNPPYSVKWIGADDPTLINDERFAPAGVLAPKSKADFAFVLHALSYLSSKGRAAIVCFPGIFYRGGAEQKIRQYLVDNNYVETVISLAPNLFFGTTIAVNILVLSKHKTDTNTQFIDASGLFKKETNNNVLLDAHIEQIMKVFDSKENVDHFAQSVPFEKVVGNDYNLSVSSYVEAKDDREVVDIAQLNAEIKVTVAKIDQLRNDIDAIVAEIEGEGAGA; translated from the coding sequence ATGACAAGCACGCAACAACGCGCAGCCCTGCAACGCCAAATCTGGCAAATCGCCAACGATGTCCGAGGCGCAGTCGATGGCTGGGACTTCAAGCAATACGTGCTCGGCACCTTGTTTTACCGCTTCATTAGCGAAAACTTCGCCAGCTACATCGAGGCAGACGACGACAGCGTCCATTACGCCGACCTGCCCGACAGCGTCATCACGCCAGCCATCAAAGACGACGCCATCAAGACCAAGGGTTATTTCATCTACCCGAGTCAACTGTTTGCCAAGATCGCAGCCGGCGCGAACACCAACGACAGCCTGAATACCGACCTGGCCACCATCTTCGCCGCAATCGAGTCATCCGCCAACGGATACCCCTCCGAGCACGACATCAAAGGGCTGTTTGCGGACTTCGACACGACCAGCAATCGTCTCGGCAATACGGTCAAAGACAAAAACGCCCGTCTGGCCGCCGTGCTCAAGGGTGTCGCGGAACTGGATTTTGGGCATTTCGACGCCAGCCATATCGACCTGTTCGGCGATGCCTACGAATTTCTTATCTCCAACTACGCCGCCAATGCCGGCAAATCCGGCGGCGAGTTCTTCACTCCGCAGCATGTGTCGAAGCTGATTGCCCAGCTCGCCATGCACAAGCAGGCCAGCGTCAACAAGATATATGACCCGGCCTGCGGCTCCGGCTCGCTGTTGCTGCAAGCCAAGAAGCATTTTGATGCGCACATCATCGAAGAAGGCTTCTTCGGGCAAGAGATCAACCACACCACGTACAACCTGGCGCGGATGAACATGTTCTTGCACAACATCAACTACGACAAGTTCAACATCCAACTCGGGAATACGCTGACCGACCCGCACTTTGGGGATGACAAACCCTTCGATGCGATCGTCTCCAACCCGCCTTATTCGGTTAAGTGGATTGGCGCGGACGATCCCACGCTGATCAATGATGAGCGCTTTGCCCCGGCAGGTGTGTTGGCTCCCAAGTCCAAGGCCGATTTTGCGTTCGTGCTGCACGCGTTGAGTTACCTTTCCAGTAAAGGGCGTGCGGCCATTGTGTGCTTTCCGGGCATCTTCTATCGCGGCGGAGCTGAGCAGAAGATCCGCCAGTACTTGGTGGATAACAACTATGTTGAAACCGTTATTTCACTCGCGCCCAATCTGTTTTTTGGCACCACCATCGCGGTGAATATTCTGGTGCTCTCCAAGCACAAGACCGATACCAATACGCAGTTCATCGACGCCAGTGGCCTCTTCAAGAAAGAGACAAACAACAACGTGCTGCTGGATGCGCATATCGAACAGATCATGAAGGTGTTCGATAGCAAGGAGAATGTCGATCACTTTGCACAGTCGGTACCTTTTGAGAAGGTCGTCGGCAACGATTACAACCTGTCGGTCAGCAGCTATGTTGAAGCGAAGGACGATCGCGAAGTGGTGGACATTGCGCAGCTTAATGCCGAGATCAAAGTAACCGTGGCCAAGATTGACCAACTTCGGAATGATATTGATGCCATTGTCGCGGAGATTGAGGGAGAGGGGGCGGGGGCATGA
- a CDS encoding restriction endonuclease subunit S — MSNVNFLQKLLGEVAVEWRTLGQLGELVRGNGLQKKDFTETGVPAIHYGQIYTYYDLSTTTTKSFVSPELAKQLRKVDKGDVVVTNTSENLEDVGKALVYLGERQAVTGGHATILKPGECLLGKYFAYFTQTEIFASEKRKYAKGTKVIDVSATDMAKIRIPVPCPKSPKRSLQIQAEIVRVLDSFAELTAELTAELTARKKQYNYYRDQLLNFDERGVEWKTLGDVTKKWYSGGTPTAGNPEFYDGGDIPWLRTQEVKFNDIHNTEVRITQSALRNSAAKWIPRNCVIIAISGATAGRSAINKIPLTTNQHCGCLEIDEAKALYRYVFHWVSYNYENIKSLGQGARGDLNSSIIKSFKIPIPYADDPERSLAEQARIVAILDKFDALTNSISEGLPREIELRQKQYEYYRNLLLSFPKPSEMEALCDEDADDIRPATESCG, encoded by the coding sequence ATGAGCAACGTGAACTTTCTGCAAAAGCTGCTGGGTGAAGTGGCGGTTGAGTGGAGAACGCTAGGCCAACTTGGCGAGCTGGTTCGCGGCAACGGGCTGCAAAAGAAAGACTTCACAGAAACAGGGGTGCCTGCCATTCACTATGGTCAAATTTATACGTATTACGATCTATCTACCACAACAACAAAGTCTTTCGTGTCACCGGAATTGGCCAAGCAGTTGCGCAAGGTCGACAAAGGTGATGTTGTAGTTACTAACACGAGCGAAAACCTTGAAGATGTAGGCAAGGCTTTGGTGTATCTCGGTGAACGTCAGGCTGTCACTGGGGGGCATGCAACTATTCTGAAGCCCGGCGAATGCCTATTGGGTAAATACTTTGCCTATTTCACGCAGACAGAAATATTTGCAAGCGAAAAAAGAAAGTACGCCAAAGGGACAAAGGTGATTGATGTCTCAGCGACTGACATGGCGAAAATAAGAATTCCCGTGCCTTGCCCAAAGAGCCCGAAAAGGTCGCTGCAAATTCAAGCCGAAATTGTCCGCGTTTTAGATAGCTTCGCCGAGCTCACCGCCGAGCTCACCGCCGAGCTCACCGCTCGTAAGAAACAATACAACTACTATCGGGATCAGTTGCTGAATTTCGACGAAAGGGGTGTGGAGTGGAAGACGTTGGGGGACGTAACTAAAAAGTGGTACTCAGGCGGCACGCCAACAGCCGGCAATCCGGAATTCTACGATGGTGGCGACATTCCGTGGTTGAGGACCCAAGAGGTAAAGTTCAATGACATTCATAACACAGAAGTGCGAATCACCCAATCGGCGTTAAGAAATTCGGCTGCCAAGTGGATTCCGCGGAATTGCGTGATCATTGCGATATCCGGTGCAACCGCTGGTCGATCCGCGATCAACAAGATACCTTTGACAACTAATCAGCACTGTGGTTGCTTGGAGATAGACGAAGCGAAGGCACTGTATCGCTATGTCTTTCACTGGGTAAGTTACAACTATGAGAACATCAAGTCGCTTGGTCAGGGGGCCAGAGGCGACCTCAATTCAAGCATCATAAAAAGTTTCAAGATCCCGATTCCATACGCCGACGACCCTGAAAGATCACTCGCCGAACAAGCTCGCATCGTCGCTATCCTCGATAAATTCGACGCTCTGACGAACTCCATCAGCGAGGGCTTACCGCGCGAGATCGAACTGCGTCAGAAGCAATACGAGTATTACCGCAACCTCCTGTTGAGCTTCCCGAAGCCGTCAGAGATGGAGGCGTTGTGTGATGAAGACGCTGACGATATACGGCCGGCAACCGAGTCTTGCGGATAA